From a single Camarhynchus parvulus unplaced genomic scaffold, STF_HiC, whole genome shotgun sequence genomic region:
- the LOC115915986 gene encoding LOW QUALITY PROTEIN: cytochrome P450 4F4-like (The sequence of the model RefSeq protein was modified relative to this genomic sequence to represent the inferred CDS: inserted 2 bases in 2 codons): protein MQSSLGASGGYPPRPTVCRNTWMSPAPGNGVPGTPMYRPVLPRKWGAAAVAAGXGPVELEVLQPPSLLTLDTLQKCIFSHESHCQQWPSQYIQAILELSSLVVRRQLQPLLHPWWLYSLSSDGRRFARAGATVHAVTADVVQHRRRALACLGHQAWLDGHRGCSMDFIDLLLLTRDENGHTLSGEDIAAEADTFMFEAEHELPGHDTTASGLAWLSYNLAGHPEHQERCRQQVQELLAGRDTADIEWEDLSQLPFTTMCIKESLRLHPPVTAVSRRCTEDIPLRDGRVIPKGAICLMSIYGTHHSPDLWPEPEVFNPLRFSPENSKGQSPSSFIPFSAGPRNCIGQSFAMAEMKVAVALTLSRFVLRRDNARPPLAXKPELILRAQDGLWLLLEPLVGVA from the exons atgcagagcagcctgggtgCATCTGGCGGGTACCCACCGCGTCCCACTGTCTGTCGGAACACAtggatgtccccagccccaggaaatGGGGTCCCAGGGACCCCCATGTATCG cccagtcCTTCCCCGCAAGtggggggcagcagcagtggcagccg GGGGGCCggtggagctggaggtgctgcagcccccgAGCCTCCTCaccctggacacgctccagaAGTGCATCTTCAGCCACGAGAGCCACTGCCAGCA GTGGCCCAGCCAGTACATCCAGGccatcctggagctgagctcGTTGGTGGTCCGGCGCCAGCTCCAGCCACTTCTCCACCCGTGGTGGCTCTACAGCCTCTCCTCTGATGGCCGGCGCTTCGCCCGCGCCGGTGCCACTGTCCACGCCGTCACTGCTGATGTGGTGCAGCACCGGCGCCGGGCACTCGCCTGCCTGGGCCACCAGGCCTGGCTGGACGGCCACCGGGGATGCAGCATGGACTTCATCGAcctcctgctgctcaccagG GACGAGAATGGCCACACCCTGTCGGGCGAGGACATCGCGGCTGAGGCTGACACCTTCATGTTTGAGGCTGAGCACGAGCTCCCAG gcCATGACACCACGGCCAGTGGCCTGGCATGGCTCTCCTACAACCTGGCCGGCCATCCTGAGCACCAGGAGCGATGCCGCCAGCAggtccaggagctcctggctggcCGGGACACTGCGGACATTGAATG GGAggacctgtcccagctgccctTCACCACCATGTGCATCAAGGAGAGCCTGcggctgcaccctcctgtcactgctgtgtcccGGCGCTGCACCGAGGACATCCCCCTGCGTGATGGCCGTGTCATCCCCAAGG GGGCCATCTGCCTGATGAGCATCTACGGGACCCACCACAGCCCAGACCTCTGGCCCGAGCCTGAG GTGTTCAATCCTCTGAGGTTCAGTCCAGAGAACAGCAAGGGACAGTCCCCATCGTCCTTCATCCCCTTCTCTGCTGGCCCCAG GAACTGCATCGGGCAGAGCTTTGCCATGGCTGAGATGAAGGTGGCAGTGGCATTGACACTGTCCCGGTTCGTGCTGCGCAGGGACAACGCGAGGCCACCCCTGG GCAAGCCCGAGCTGATCCTGCGTGCCCAGGacgggctctggctgctgctggagccactgGTGGGAGTGGCCTGA
- the LOC115915985 gene encoding zinc finger protein 551-like encodes MHTGERPYECGECGQSFSQSSTLISHEKIHTGERPYECGECGKSFRDTSGLMVHQRMHTGERTYECGECGQSFRFSSHLISHQRIHTGERPYECGECGKSFGLSSSLIHHQRIHTDERPYKCGECGKAFRESGHLNRHQMIHTGIRPFGCGECGKGFRDSSRLIIHQTTHTGECPYTCSECGKSFIENSSLIAHQRIHTGDRPYKCRECGKSFRQSCHLIAHQRIHTGERPYECGECGKSFGRNSRLIAHQRIHSGERPYECSECGERFQSRYRLLKHQQSHTE; translated from the coding sequence ATGCACACCGGGGAacggccctacgagtgtggggaatgtggacagagcttcagccagagctcaaCCCTGATCTCCCACGAGAagatccacactggggaaagGCCCTAtgagtgtggggaatgtgggaagagcttcagagACACCTCTGGCCTGATGGTCCACCAGAGGATGCACACCGGGGAACGGACCTAcgagtgtggggaatgtgggcAGAGCTTCAGGTTCAGCTCCCACCTGATCTCCCACCAGAGGATCCACACCGGGGAacggccctacgagtgtggggaatgtggaAAGAGCTTCGGCCTGAGCTCCAGTTTGATCCACcaccagaggatccacactGATGAACGGCCCTATAAATGTGGAGAATGTGGGAAAGCCTTCAGGGAGAGTGGCCATCTGAACCgccaccagatgatccacactgGGATACGGCCCTTTGggtgtggggaatgtgggaagggCTTCCGTGACAGCTCTCGCCTCATCATCCACCAGACAACGCACACTGGGGAATGCCCCTACACGTGCTCagaatgtgggaagagcttcatCGAGAACTCCAGCCTGATTGCCcaccagaggatccacactggggacaggccCTACAAGTGCAGGGAATGTGGGAAAagcttcaggcagagctgccatctGATTGCCcaccagaggatccacactggggagaggccctacgagtgtggggaatgtgggaaaaGCTTCGGCCGGAACTCCAGGCTGATTGCCCACCAGAGGATCCACAGTGGGGAGAGGCCCTATGAGTGTTCTGAGTGTGGGGAGAGGTTTCAGAGCCGATACCGTCTCCTCAAGCATCAGCAGAGTCACACAGAATAG